One Fibrobacter sp. UBA4297 genomic region harbors:
- a CDS encoding AAA family ATPase, whose product MKIKKVEFSNINSLAGEWTIDFESPDFANSGMFCISGPTGSGKTSILDAICLGLYGKTPRLGAIVGDSNEVMTYGAKSCSAKVTFECKGVVYSACWNQHRSSRTNKLQKYSWALTNETSQTIEASFSKQAEIESTMTRVIGLDFGQFTKSMMLAQGEFNKFLKCNENERAAILEKLTGDGIYRKIAVAVHDLYANANRAVEDVETKMGAVTLLTEEELDALGKKIEEATSQKDTLAHEEERFRNICTWFETLHGIESHLDTAKGLLVTAERAKAEFEPDREKLERALRAQEVESSYAEFNSVRGNLEHMKTQLGECNGRLPEAEEKLESAAKDNGEKQAAFEKCKAEYVANESVWQQVSTLDGDIRNARTQVKNADADVAKIASEISTTQTKIKEFGDRISENEGALEKVKKYIEDNEKDDAIDGLLPLLKAIALERDHENATVAVESLHFDALKKGLQKFDEASEQQKQDLSALRDYLNEHQIDADLVNLLPEMNGCASDAERHHGESVRLQSDVESKQKQIAGLTGEREQAQTKLSTLLNEKETIIQDDIPVVVAELRHALKPGEPCPVCGSREHLSCDDSAKVENGAERLNDFAAKLRKINGEMEQVQRKLDGFATQQQNLEELLRESSQKQNDESIAEAASLELLNAKLEPWKESATLGSVTLENAREVLQNLQTLKTTYLQKKENADDLQNKVNSAAVERANLVGNLSRTEETLKKAQDKVQEFSQKIEKLLEPWFSNIRMEDLDALLAELEKKNDWWSKAQDKKVKVESDLETFRSNVEQLKENLEQAQSRLDETKRKLDGLRENLATLEKNRNELFGEKSVDDERNKARTLRDTAERVSNEARRLEQQMREAKIALDNSIAELNRHIADAEPKLAELQALFLENLASKNFANEQEFMDAKLPESERRMLQQKQKLVDDSLTTAQTSVKNFNDQLAEHQQKRNFEETEDVAKQNRDSAKSKLNECTVNLATWTEQRKNDAQLRQKFNDMQAKLVELKSKRSDWEQMQRWFNGNRLDTGNGDVFVKFIQTITLRNLLKIANGYLRDMFPRYEMVTEPNTLNIQLVDHDNSDTVRPIDNISGGEGFLVSLSLALGISTLASRNVRIDSMFLDEGFGTLDSKMLQETVIVLQKMQQEKGKLLGVITHVDVVKSELRTHIEVTHNGGRSFLSGAGVKNGH is encoded by the coding sequence ATGAAGATTAAGAAGGTTGAATTCAGTAATATCAATTCCCTTGCCGGCGAATGGACGATCGATTTTGAATCGCCGGATTTTGCGAATAGTGGCATGTTTTGCATTTCGGGCCCGACTGGTTCCGGAAAAACGTCGATTCTCGATGCGATTTGCCTTGGACTTTATGGCAAGACGCCGCGCTTGGGTGCCATTGTGGGCGATTCCAATGAGGTGATGACTTACGGGGCCAAGAGCTGTTCTGCAAAAGTGACTTTTGAATGCAAGGGCGTTGTCTATTCGGCATGCTGGAATCAGCACCGCTCTTCGAGAACGAATAAGTTGCAGAAATATTCCTGGGCGCTGACGAATGAAACTTCGCAGACTATTGAAGCGTCTTTCTCAAAGCAGGCCGAAATCGAATCGACGATGACACGCGTGATTGGTCTTGACTTTGGACAGTTCACCAAGTCCATGATGCTTGCGCAGGGTGAGTTCAACAAGTTCCTGAAATGCAATGAAAATGAACGTGCGGCGATTCTTGAAAAGCTGACGGGCGATGGAATCTACAGAAAAATTGCAGTGGCGGTTCATGACTTGTATGCCAATGCAAACAGGGCTGTCGAAGACGTTGAAACCAAGATGGGCGCAGTCACGTTGCTGACTGAAGAAGAGCTTGATGCATTGGGCAAAAAAATTGAAGAGGCGACTTCTCAAAAGGATACGCTCGCTCATGAAGAAGAACGCTTCCGCAACATTTGCACTTGGTTCGAAACTCTGCATGGCATTGAATCGCATTTGGACACGGCCAAGGGGCTGCTCGTAACTGCAGAACGCGCCAAGGCTGAATTTGAACCGGACCGCGAAAAACTGGAACGGGCGTTGCGTGCGCAAGAAGTCGAATCGTCGTATGCAGAGTTCAATTCTGTGCGTGGAAATCTTGAACACATGAAAACGCAACTCGGCGAGTGCAATGGCAGACTCCCCGAAGCCGAAGAAAAACTCGAAAGTGCTGCAAAGGATAATGGCGAAAAGCAAGCTGCGTTTGAAAAATGCAAGGCAGAATATGTTGCCAATGAATCTGTCTGGCAGCAGGTTTCTACGCTGGATGGCGATATCCGAAATGCACGTACGCAGGTAAAAAATGCGGATGCTGATGTCGCAAAAATTGCATCTGAAATTAGCACGACCCAGACGAAAATCAAGGAGTTCGGTGATCGAATTTCTGAAAATGAAGGCGCTCTTGAAAAAGTCAAAAAGTACATTGAAGACAACGAAAAAGATGATGCGATTGATGGCTTGTTGCCTCTCTTGAAAGCGATTGCCCTGGAAAGAGACCATGAAAACGCTACAGTTGCTGTTGAATCTCTGCATTTCGATGCCCTGAAAAAAGGGCTGCAGAAATTTGATGAAGCAAGCGAACAGCAAAAGCAAGATTTGAGTGCGTTGCGGGATTATTTGAACGAACATCAGATCGATGCGGACCTTGTGAATTTGTTGCCCGAAATGAATGGCTGTGCTAGCGATGCGGAACGCCATCACGGTGAATCTGTGCGTTTGCAGAGTGATGTTGAATCTAAGCAAAAGCAAATTGCAGGTTTGACAGGTGAACGTGAACAGGCTCAGACGAAATTGTCAACGCTCCTGAATGAGAAGGAAACGATTATCCAGGATGATATTCCCGTTGTTGTTGCTGAACTCCGTCACGCGTTGAAGCCGGGCGAACCGTGCCCTGTTTGCGGCTCGCGTGAACACCTCTCGTGTGACGATTCGGCAAAGGTTGAAAATGGCGCAGAACGCTTGAACGATTTTGCCGCCAAGTTGCGTAAGATCAATGGTGAAATGGAACAGGTCCAGCGCAAACTGGATGGCTTTGCAACGCAACAGCAGAATCTTGAAGAATTGCTTCGCGAAAGTTCGCAAAAGCAGAATGATGAGTCCATTGCCGAAGCGGCCTCGCTTGAACTTTTGAACGCTAAACTTGAGCCGTGGAAGGAAAGCGCGACTCTTGGAAGCGTGACTCTTGAAAATGCTCGTGAGGTTTTGCAGAATCTGCAGACGCTTAAGACAACGTATTTGCAAAAAAAAGAGAATGCCGATGACTTGCAAAACAAGGTCAACAGTGCCGCTGTTGAAAGAGCAAATCTCGTGGGCAACCTGAGCCGTACAGAGGAAACTCTTAAAAAGGCGCAAGATAAGGTGCAGGAGTTCTCGCAGAAAATCGAAAAATTGCTTGAACCGTGGTTCTCGAATATCCGCATGGAAGATCTGGACGCGCTCCTTGCCGAACTCGAAAAGAAGAATGACTGGTGGAGCAAGGCTCAAGATAAAAAGGTCAAGGTCGAAAGCGACTTGGAAACGTTCCGCTCGAATGTGGAACAACTCAAGGAAAATCTTGAACAGGCTCAGTCGAGACTCGATGAAACCAAGCGCAAGCTAGACGGCCTTCGCGAAAATCTCGCCACGCTCGAAAAGAACCGTAACGAGCTCTTTGGTGAAAAGTCTGTGGATGATGAACGCAACAAGGCGAGAACCTTGCGCGACACGGCTGAACGTGTGTCTAATGAAGCCCGCCGTTTGGAACAGCAAATGCGCGAAGCGAAAATTGCGCTTGACAATTCCATTGCGGAATTGAACCGCCACATTGCAGATGCTGAACCGAAACTTGCTGAACTCCAGGCGCTTTTCCTCGAGAATCTCGCTTCGAAGAATTTTGCGAATGAGCAGGAATTCATGGATGCAAAACTCCCGGAATCAGAACGCAGAATGCTCCAGCAAAAGCAAAAGCTTGTGGATGATAGCCTGACGACGGCGCAGACGTCGGTCAAGAATTTCAACGACCAGCTCGCGGAACATCAGCAGAAGCGCAACTTCGAAGAAACCGAAGATGTGGCAAAGCAGAATCGCGATTCCGCAAAGTCCAAGCTGAACGAATGTACCGTAAATCTTGCGACCTGGACGGAACAGCGGAAGAACGATGCACAACTCCGTCAAAAGTTCAACGACATGCAGGCAAAGCTTGTGGAACTCAAGTCCAAGCGTAGCGACTGGGAACAGATGCAGCGCTGGTTTAACGGCAACAGGCTTGATACAGGCAATGGCGATGTATTTGTCAAGTTCATCCAGACGATTACGCTCCGCAATTTGCTGAAAATCGCAAACGGCTACCTGCGCGACATGTTCCCGCGTTACGAGATGGTGACGGAGCCGAATACGCTCAACATCCAGCTTGTGGACCATGACAATAGCGATACCGTTCGCCCGATTGACAACATCTCCGGTGGCGAAGGGTTCCTCGTGAGTCTTTCTCTCGCGCTTGGAATTTCGACGCTTGCCAGCCGCAATGTGCGTATTGATTCCATGTTCCTCGACGAAGGCTTTGGAACGCTTGACTCCAAGATGCTCCAGGAAACGGTTATCGTGCTCCAGAAAATGCAGCAGGAAAAAGGCAAGCTCCTGGGTGTCATTACGCACGTGGATGTGGTCAAAAGTGAACTCAGAACACATATCGAAGTTACACACAATGGTGGCCGTAGCTTCTTGAGCGGGGCGGGTGTGAAAAACGGCCATTGA
- the sbcD gene encoding exonuclease subunit SbcD — MKFIHTADWHLGNMMHDIDRTDETAAFLKWLKSEIEQVGAQALIVAGDIFDVVNPSNVAKTQYYKFLASLLKTNCTNVVVVGGNHDSGSLLDAPGGILDALNIKVVGSINDRKVEDLVVELKDGDDKVIGICCAVPFMRNLELEHFFKVAGQRESSESADVSDEDLLKRLYADVYRYAVELRGDRNIPIIATGHLYASNLSGRNGDERESSADGNATVPENSVEDGVREVIGTLGNVDISTFPSELDYVALGHIHYASMVAKNPKVHYSGSPFVMGFDESNCKRVVLTVDVKPNEAPVVEKAEVPKSMRFEQFKGDLETLKRDLRNLEKELVANPMETYVDLLLTTGNFVNLNDALEAEESGKHFVVKRHRVSREVLRGANAFDDCVESTKQYTKEDYFRMLIASNAQESDESEVVKNQYNKFISLFNEAVAKAQDNV; from the coding sequence ATGAAATTTATCCATACTGCAGACTGGCATCTTGGTAATATGATGCATGACATTGACCGCACGGATGAAACGGCTGCATTCCTGAAATGGCTGAAAAGTGAAATTGAACAAGTTGGAGCCCAGGCGCTTATCGTTGCTGGCGATATTTTTGATGTCGTGAATCCTTCGAATGTGGCAAAAACGCAGTATTACAAATTCTTGGCATCACTCCTGAAAACGAACTGCACCAATGTCGTTGTCGTTGGCGGTAACCACGATTCGGGTTCGCTTCTCGATGCGCCGGGGGGCATACTCGATGCGCTGAATATCAAGGTGGTGGGCTCGATTAACGACCGCAAGGTTGAAGATTTGGTGGTTGAACTTAAGGATGGTGACGATAAGGTGATTGGCATTTGTTGCGCCGTGCCGTTCATGCGCAATTTGGAACTGGAGCATTTTTTTAAGGTGGCCGGGCAACGTGAATCTAGCGAAAGTGCTGATGTGTCTGACGAAGATTTGCTGAAACGCCTTTATGCTGATGTGTACCGCTACGCCGTAGAATTGCGCGGGGATAGAAATATCCCGATTATTGCGACCGGGCATCTGTACGCTTCGAACCTTTCGGGCCGTAACGGCGATGAGCGAGAATCTAGCGCGGATGGCAATGCTACAGTTCCTGAAAATTCTGTAGAAGATGGTGTCCGTGAAGTCATCGGGACGCTTGGCAATGTGGATATTTCGACGTTCCCGAGTGAACTCGATTATGTGGCGCTAGGGCATATTCATTATGCTTCGATGGTTGCCAAGAATCCGAAGGTGCACTATTCGGGCTCGCCGTTCGTGATGGGCTTTGATGAATCGAATTGCAAGCGCGTTGTGCTTACGGTCGATGTGAAGCCGAATGAGGCGCCTGTTGTTGAAAAGGCGGAAGTCCCGAAATCGATGCGTTTTGAACAGTTCAAGGGCGATCTTGAAACTCTCAAGCGCGATTTGCGAAATCTTGAAAAAGAGCTCGTTGCAAATCCGATGGAAACGTATGTCGACTTGCTTTTGACAACGGGCAATTTTGTGAACTTGAACGATGCGCTCGAAGCCGAAGAATCGGGCAAGCATTTTGTGGTCAAGCGCCATCGCGTTTCTCGAGAGGTTCTGCGAGGTGCTAATGCGTTTGATGACTGCGTGGAATCTACAAAGCAGTACACCAAGGAAGATTATTTCAGAATGCTCATTGCATCGAACGCTCAAGAAAGCGATGAATCTGAAGTTGTGAAAAATCAGTACAATAAGTTTATTAGTCTGTTTAACGAAGCTGTCGCCAAAGCTCAGGACAATGTTTAA
- a CDS encoding hybrid sensor histidine kinase/response regulator — MINKDLNQQSRIEKSNAIIESIADEFDCVCYVDISKNPDGDDVEIFHASHFLVARVPALRGECNLRKRLILIRDNFVCDEDRDIFDRSTLRDVIVQNLEKNSQYVVPFRCLFDGTEVYFQMSFFADRDEQGLKGFVLRLRNVDRDIRSKQRYELERHLNENIVMKFGEKVESVFVFNPTKSTFRTLYCKDELKGFFPAEGKLDGIGGLVVMDVIHPADREMMMKGLDINNVLDRLSRERSFRYLFRDIAHGYARWYEARVMRFDIGDDNEFLVGFVNKNDEVINKKINEKVSEEFANIDLINLEENIIQVVRRSKYYNGVKEKDIIPFEVGFKNASAYVHEEFREQWNEFGSIENLKRIFATTDSREIVFKHLTGDGSYFWCRNVFRVLDRIDGVPVTLVMTATVVDRDQSERLSLNEKLVQQKKELEINLSIIDVLASEYSSVMYVNLMTKEVIPYSMNELSQRYYETMIKKGALYNEVYLSFVKDFVYDADKPKMFEAGELNNIKAYLKNNKTYVTLFRSNVAGQIRYSEMKFVKVDDENEEPTAMVVAFANRDDEVSARFVHEKIMAEYEAILLCDLSNDTAREILPSKNVDFGNELQRNTCSYRASRMVQIVDSEYKEEWMRLASPRYIQRLLAYDDRRELLFKASIFKNPWISFVMQVVERRNGVATLVIMTFAAVDKKRAERIQLNKKIAEQKVELERNISIIEALSSEYTSVYYINLETEEITPYSMNKTTANSFGETFKRNVKYSAAYSVYVDKFVSGIYKNRMLQAGSIKNIREQLATQKSFNTMYVNFLNRYCEMKFVKVGDSDHPKFAALGFADKDHVLRKEIQQQAVIQGLAEDFDLVCYIDTVSMHENVYRCTDVFLRLFPNWNEIQGFANRIDAIVEKFVCEEDREGFCKATRREVVLENLKNKNAYYVNFKANVFGHVEYWQIKFVLTATNPVQIVAGFHSVDEETRKQKKDQEALERALQMANSASRAKTTFLNNMSHDIRTPMNAIIGFTGLAAEHVDNKEQVADYLAKIGKSSEHLLSLINDVLDMSRIESGKMNIVNRPESLSDIVHTLKGIVQSDVRNRKQQFFVELENIYNETILCDKLRLNQVLLNVVSNAIKYTPKNGLITMNVKELPAEVGYGVYEFLVKDNGIGMSESFLKQIYDPFTRVNSSTVSGIQGTGLGMSITKNIIDMMGGTIEVSSEENVGTEVLMTFKFKLGENLTAQESGLFKGLHCLVVNDRPNICRTVAAALDCAGLRYDICSSDASALDCIEKSRVAKDEYRLILIDWNVQEMKAIQITRKIRKVIGAKTPIVVLTSYDWLDIEREAYEAGVTSFFAKPLFPSDLKRMLGKFSVVSSGGSLDPDFALKSVSRRPQTYGFAGRRVMLVEDNELNREISTEILEDRGIEVTAVERGDLAVEKLKYSSIKYDAILMDVQMPGIDGYEATRRIRKLENKDVANVPIIAMTANAFEEDKRAALESGMNDHVAKPVNVDVLCATLAKFFK, encoded by the coding sequence ATGATAAATAAGGATTTGAACCAACAATCTCGGATCGAAAAGAGCAATGCGATTATTGAATCCATAGCTGATGAATTTGATTGTGTCTGCTATGTGGACATATCGAAGAATCCCGATGGCGATGATGTAGAAATTTTTCATGCGAGTCATTTTCTGGTGGCACGCGTTCCTGCGCTTCGTGGAGAATGCAATCTCCGTAAGCGTCTTATTTTAATCCGTGATAATTTTGTTTGTGACGAAGACCGTGATATTTTTGACAGGAGCACTCTTCGCGATGTCATTGTCCAAAATCTTGAAAAAAACTCGCAGTATGTAGTGCCTTTCAGATGCCTTTTTGACGGTACGGAAGTCTATTTCCAGATGAGCTTCTTTGCTGACCGCGATGAACAAGGGCTTAAGGGCTTTGTGCTCCGCTTGCGCAATGTGGACCGCGACATCCGTTCCAAGCAGCGCTACGAACTTGAACGCCACCTCAATGAAAATATCGTCATGAAGTTTGGCGAAAAGGTGGAATCCGTTTTTGTCTTCAACCCGACAAAGAGCACGTTCAGGACTTTGTATTGCAAGGACGAACTCAAAGGTTTTTTTCCGGCCGAGGGCAAGCTCGATGGAATTGGTGGGCTTGTTGTTATGGACGTCATTCATCCCGCTGATCGTGAGATGATGATGAAAGGCCTTGACATAAACAATGTCCTTGACCGCCTTTCTCGTGAGCGTAGTTTCCGCTACCTGTTCCGTGATATTGCTCATGGTTATGCCCGCTGGTACGAAGCGCGCGTGATGCGCTTTGATATCGGTGACGATAATGAATTTTTGGTGGGCTTTGTCAACAAGAACGATGAAGTCATCAATAAAAAAATCAACGAAAAAGTCAGTGAAGAATTTGCAAACATTGACCTTATCAACCTGGAAGAGAATATCATACAGGTTGTTCGCAGGTCAAAGTATTACAATGGCGTAAAAGAAAAGGATATTATTCCTTTTGAAGTCGGCTTCAAGAATGCGTCTGCATATGTTCATGAGGAATTCAGGGAACAGTGGAATGAGTTTGGAAGTATTGAAAACTTGAAACGTATTTTTGCGACTACAGATAGCCGGGAAATTGTTTTTAAGCATTTGACGGGTGACGGCTCGTATTTTTGGTGTCGCAACGTGTTTCGTGTCCTGGATAGGATTGACGGTGTTCCGGTAACGCTTGTCATGACGGCTACGGTTGTGGATAGGGACCAGTCCGAAAGGCTCAGCCTAAACGAAAAGCTCGTGCAGCAGAAAAAGGAACTGGAAATCAACCTTTCGATTATCGATGTGCTTGCGTCGGAATATTCTTCGGTGATGTATGTGAACCTCATGACCAAAGAGGTGATTCCATATTCCATGAACGAGTTGTCGCAGCGTTATTATGAGACGATGATAAAAAAGGGTGCGCTCTACAATGAAGTGTACCTGAGCTTTGTAAAAGACTTTGTTTATGACGCCGATAAGCCAAAAATGTTTGAGGCTGGTGAACTCAACAACATCAAGGCTTACCTTAAGAACAATAAGACCTATGTGACGTTGTTCCGTTCGAATGTTGCGGGGCAAATCCGCTACAGCGAAATGAAGTTCGTGAAGGTCGATGATGAAAATGAAGAGCCGACGGCAATGGTGGTCGCCTTTGCAAACCGTGATGACGAGGTTAGCGCACGCTTTGTTCACGAAAAGATTATGGCGGAGTACGAGGCGATTCTCCTTTGCGATTTGTCGAACGATACGGCTCGTGAAATTTTGCCCTCGAAAAATGTTGATTTTGGCAACGAACTGCAACGCAATACATGTTCTTATCGCGCTTCTCGGATGGTGCAAATTGTCGATAGCGAATACAAGGAAGAATGGATGCGCCTTGCAAGCCCGCGGTATATCCAGCGTCTCCTTGCTTACGATGACCGTCGCGAATTGCTCTTTAAGGCTTCGATTTTCAAGAATCCGTGGATAAGCTTTGTGATGCAGGTCGTGGAACGCCGCAATGGCGTTGCGACTCTTGTGATTATGACGTTTGCCGCAGTGGACAAGAAACGCGCCGAAAGAATCCAGCTGAACAAGAAAATTGCAGAACAGAAAGTAGAACTCGAACGCAATATTTCCATTATTGAAGCGCTATCGTCAGAATACACGTCGGTGTACTACATCAATCTCGAAACCGAAGAGATTACGCCTTATTCCATGAACAAGACAACTGCCAATTCGTTTGGCGAAACGTTCAAGCGTAACGTCAAGTATTCGGCAGCGTACTCTGTTTACGTCGACAAGTTTGTGAGTGGCATTTACAAGAATCGGATGCTCCAGGCGGGGTCTATCAAGAATATCCGCGAGCAACTTGCAACCCAGAAAAGCTTTAATACGATGTACGTGAACTTCCTTAATCGCTATTGCGAGATGAAGTTCGTGAAGGTGGGCGATTCGGATCATCCGAAATTTGCGGCGCTTGGCTTTGCCGACAAGGATCATGTGCTTCGCAAGGAAATCCAGCAGCAGGCGGTGATTCAAGGCCTTGCCGAAGACTTTGACTTGGTGTGCTATATAGATACTGTTTCCATGCATGAAAACGTGTACCGCTGTACGGACGTCTTCTTGCGTTTGTTCCCGAACTGGAACGAAATTCAAGGCTTTGCAAATCGAATTGATGCCATTGTCGAAAAGTTTGTCTGCGAAGAGGACCGCGAAGGCTTCTGTAAGGCGACACGTCGAGAAGTTGTTCTCGAAAATCTGAAGAACAAGAACGCCTATTACGTGAACTTCAAGGCGAATGTCTTTGGACACGTTGAATATTGGCAAATCAAGTTTGTGCTGACGGCTACAAACCCAGTGCAGATTGTGGCGGGTTTCCATAGCGTTGACGAAGAAACGCGTAAGCAGAAGAAAGACCAGGAAGCTTTGGAACGGGCGCTACAGATGGCGAATTCTGCTAGCCGCGCGAAGACGACGTTCCTCAACAACATGAGTCATGACATCCGCACACCGATGAACGCCATTATCGGATTTACAGGACTTGCCGCTGAACATGTTGACAACAAGGAACAGGTTGCCGATTACCTTGCTAAAATCGGGAAATCCTCGGAGCATCTGCTTTCGCTGATTAACGATGTTCTTGATATGAGCCGTATTGAATCGGGCAAGATGAATATTGTCAATCGCCCGGAAAGTCTTTCGGATATTGTCCACACACTTAAGGGCATTGTGCAGTCGGATGTTCGCAATCGCAAACAACAGTTCTTTGTGGAACTTGAAAATATCTACAACGAGACGATTCTTTGCGATAAATTGCGCTTGAACCAGGTGCTTTTAAACGTTGTCTCCAATGCAATCAAGTACACGCCGAAAAATGGACTCATTACGATGAATGTCAAGGAATTGCCTGCCGAAGTGGGGTATGGCGTTTATGAGTTCCTGGTGAAAGATAACGGCATCGGCATGAGCGAGAGTTTCTTGAAACAGATTTACGATCCGTTTACCCGCGTGAATTCTTCTACGGTGAGCGGCATTCAGGGGACGGGCCTTGGCATGTCCATCACGAAAAATATTATAGACATGATGGGCGGGACGATTGAAGTGTCGAGTGAAGAAAATGTCGGCACCGAAGTCTTGATGACGTTCAAGTTTAAACTTGGCGAAAACCTTACCGCTCAGGAAAGCGGATTGTTCAAGGGCTTGCATTGCCTTGTCGTCAATGACCGACCGAACATTTGCAGAACCGTTGCCGCTGCTTTAGATTGTGCGGGCTTGCGTTATGATATTTGTTCCTCTGATGCTAGCGCTCTTGATTGCATTGAAAAATCGCGCGTGGCAAAAGATGAATACCGACTGATTCTGATTGACTGGAATGTGCAGGAGATGAAGGCCATTCAGATTACGCGAAAAATTCGCAAGGTGATAGGGGCGAAAACGCCGATTGTGGTGCTCACTTCTTATGACTGGCTCGATATCGAAAGGGAAGCGTATGAAGCGGGCGTGACATCGTTCTTTGCAAAGCCGCTGTTCCCCTCGGATTTGAAGCGAATGCTTGGCAAGTTCAGTGTCGTTTCGTCGGGAGGTTCGCTGGATCCTGATTTTGCGCTGAAGAGTGTTTCTCGGCGACCCCAGACGTATGGCTTTGCGGGCCGCAGGGTGATGCTTGTTGAGGATAATGAACTTAACCGCGAAATTTCGACGGAAATTCTAGAAGACCGTGGCATAGAAGTGACTGCTGTGGAACGTGGCGACTTGGCTGTTGAAAAGCTCAAGTATTCCTCCATCAAGTACGATGCTATTTTGATGGATGTCCAGATGCCAGGTATTGACGGTTACGAGGCGACACGCCGGATTCGCAAATTGGAGAATAAGGATGTGGCGAATGTGCCGATTATTGCGATGACTGCAAACGCGTTTGAGGAAGACAAGCGCGCTGCCTTAGAATCGGGCATGAACGACCATGTGGCAAAACCCGTGAACGTTGATGTGCTCTGCGCCACCCTCGCCAAGTTCTTTAAGTGA
- a CDS encoding DNA methylase has product MRLPRETRTYVAIDLKSFFASVECVLRGLDPLTTNLVVADASRTEKTICLAVTPSLKAYGIPGRARLFEVNQKVREVKRRTGEDIQFIIAPPQMAKYVEYSTRIYKVYLKYVSEEDIHVYSIDECFIDLTHYLSMYKKSARELAKEMIQDVLETTGITATAGIGTNLYLCKIAMDVMAKHVAPDADGVRIAELDEMTYRKELWGHRPLTNFWQLGRGIAERLEHCYLNNGRGIFTMGDLARASVKNPDALYKMFGVNAEILIDHAWGYEPCGIAEIKRYKSKSHSIGGGQVLSCAYECAKAKIVIREMVDTLALDLVEKGLVTNGLTLHVGYDRENVDKGIYHGETVIDGYGREIPKPAHGTAPLLNYTSSASTIADAVMKLADRIMNPSLTVKRLNLTANNVLEATQESYDLFTDVKKIEREKKMMQAQIAIKKRFGNNAIFKGMDMQEGATTRERNQQIGGHKA; this is encoded by the coding sequence ATGAGATTGCCGCGCGAAACACGTACTTATGTTGCTATCGACTTGAAGTCGTTTTTTGCGTCTGTGGAGTGCGTGCTGCGTGGACTTGATCCGCTGACGACAAATCTTGTGGTGGCCGATGCGAGCCGCACGGAGAAGACGATTTGCTTGGCTGTAACGCCGAGCCTCAAGGCTTACGGGATTCCGGGGCGTGCGCGCTTGTTCGAGGTCAACCAAAAAGTGCGAGAGGTGAAACGCCGAACAGGTGAAGATATCCAGTTTATCATCGCACCGCCGCAGATGGCGAAGTATGTGGAATATTCGACCCGAATCTACAAAGTTTATTTGAAGTACGTGAGTGAGGAGGATATTCACGTCTATTCGATTGACGAGTGCTTTATCGACTTGACACATTATCTTTCGATGTACAAGAAGTCGGCGCGCGAGCTTGCAAAAGAAATGATTCAGGATGTGCTTGAAACGACAGGCATCACGGCAACGGCTGGTATTGGGACGAACCTTTACCTTTGCAAAATTGCGATGGACGTGATGGCAAAGCATGTGGCTCCTGATGCAGATGGAGTGCGCATTGCGGAACTTGACGAGATGACGTACCGCAAGGAACTTTGGGGGCACAGGCCACTGACGAACTTTTGGCAGTTGGGCCGCGGCATTGCGGAGCGCTTGGAACATTGTTACTTGAACAACGGGCGTGGAATTTTTACGATGGGCGACCTCGCACGTGCAAGTGTCAAGAATCCTGATGCGCTGTACAAGATGTTTGGCGTGAATGCAGAAATTTTGATTGACCATGCGTGGGGCTACGAACCCTGCGGCATTGCCGAAATCAAGCGTTACAAGTCAAAATCGCATAGCATTGGTGGCGGGCAGGTTTTAAGTTGTGCGTACGAATGTGCCAAGGCGAAAATTGTCATCCGCGAAATGGTGGATACGCTTGCGCTTGACCTTGTAGAAAAAGGCTTAGTCACAAACGGCCTTACGCTCCACGTGGGCTATGACCGCGAAAATGTAGACAAGGGAATTTATCACGGTGAAACAGTTATTGATGGCTATGGTCGCGAAATTCCGAAACCTGCACACGGAACGGCGCCTCTCTTAAATTACACTTCGTCGGCCTCGACAATTGCTGATGCGGTCATGAAACTTGCCGACCGCATCATGAATCCGTCGCTCACGGTAAAGCGATTGAACCTCACGGCGAATAACGTCTTGGAGGCAACGCAAGAAAGCTATGACCTTTTCACGGATGTGAAAAAGATTGAACGCGAAAAGAAGATGATGCAGGCGCAGATTGCCATCAAGAAGCGCTTTGGCAATAATGCCATTTTCAAGGGAATGGATATGCAGGAAGGCGCGACCACCCGCGAGCGTAACCAGCAAATCGGAGGACACAAGGCGTGA